The sequence ATGCTGAAAAGCCTAATGCTCAATATAGTAAGGAGGAACATAATAAATTTGCAAGAGAAGCAGCAAGAGATTGTATTGTTCTTTTAAAAAATGAAAATTCCCTTCTTCCTCTGAAAAAAGAAAAATTGCGAAAACATAAACTAGCTGTAATTGGAGAATATGCAAAAAATCCAAGGTATCAAGGGAATGGAAGTGCACATGTTACCCCTACAGTAATTGAAAATGGCTATGATGAAATTGTAAAACTAGTGGGTAATTCAATTAAAATCAATTATTCAAAAGGATATAATTTATTAACTAGTTCCTCTGAAAATGATAATTTACTCATAAATGAGGCACAAAAAAGCGCTGCAAAATCAGATGTTGCTATAATATTTCTCGGAACTCCAGATTCATATGATGGTGAAACTGCTGATAGGGCCAATCTTGATTTACCAGCTAATCAGGTTAAGCTAATTAAAGAGATATATAAGGTTCAAAAAAATATAATAGTTGTGATTTATAATGGTTCCCCTGTTATTTTCTCAAACTGGTATCAATATGCTAACTCTATTATTGAAGCTTGGCTTCCTGGCCAAGCAGGTGCTGGAGCTATTGCAGATATTTTATTTGGCATAGTAAATCCATCAGGAAAACTGTCCTGCACTTTTCCTATACAACTACCTGACAATCCAACCTATTTAGACTATATAAGTCCTGATAACAACTTGTTTTATAGAGAAGATATTTTTGTAGGTTATAAATACTATGATAAAAAGAACATGCAAGTTCAATTCCCATTTGGCTTTGGATTATCCTACACTTCCTTCTGTTATAGCAATTTAGAATTAAGTAAAAATGTACTAAAAGAAAATGACACTTTGGATATAAGCTTTATCATAAAAAATACAGGTTCTTACTTTGGTAAAGAAGTAGCACAACTTTATGTTCAATACAGCAAAAGTCCTATACCAAGACCTATAAAAGAATTAAAAGCCTTCTCAAAAGTGCCTCTTGCTCCTAATGAAGAAAAAAGTGTTAGCTTTACGCTTAATTCAAGAGATTTTTCCTATTATGATATTCTAACCAAAACATGGCAATTAGAAAGTGGACCTGTTCGCATTTTAGTTGGTACATCCTCTAGACATATTTGTCTAGTTGGTAATATCTATATTCAATCTTCCTACCAACCTAAAATAACTTATACAGCAGAGAATTTTGCAAGGGACTTTCTTTCAAATCCTAAAACTGAAAATATTATTCGACCACTTCTTGTTTCTATAGCCAATTTGCTAAGTAATGATAAAGCTCTAGAGCAAACAATTAGTGAATTTCTGAAAGATATGCCAATAAAGAAATGGATTGTAATAAGTCGCGGAAGCTTTACTGAAAAAATGCTAGCTGATATTATTTCTCTTGCTAACACAGAAGGATAAAAATACCCTATAGGATAGGCTTTTTAATGCCTACTCTATAGGGTACCTTTTATTTTTTTATTATATCTTTTATTTTTCTACAAACAATATCATTCATAAGTTCTTCTAATGATATTGGAATAGTCAAACTCCAATTGCTACCTCCAAATTTTCCTGGCAAATTAAATCTATATTTATTATATTCTTCATTTATTATACCCATTGCTATCAACCAATCTATAATAGAATGAATACAAAAAACTGCATTTGAGTTTATCATACTTTTCATAATACTAACAACAAAATCTTTATTGCACTTTTCAGTAACTTCTTCTTCAGAGGTAATCAATTTACGAATTTTTTGTTTTTCACCAAATGTACTATTATACTCTTTTATTAATCCTTCTACTTGCCATTGATGCCTCCCAACTCTCTTTAATAGTTCTTCTACAGAATTTACATCCTCTTTCCATATAAGTCTATTTGAATTCAATTCAGATTTTTCAAATAGCTTACCAACTAATTCATTATAATCAAACTTTAAATAATAACAATATAATTTAAACCATTCCTCTTCAACAGAACCAGCTTCATTCTCCCACCAATCAGCAAAATTAGATGTATCATGGTTTGATAATACTATCATTGTATAAAAATCATACTCTTCTGGCTTAATATATTCATTAGTATTATTCCAATCCTTTTCCCAACGTTGAAAATTAATTATTGGTATTCCAAACTCTCTTACTACTGGTGTAAAGAATGTAGTAAAAGGTCCTAGATTTTCTGCACAAAACTTTATATTGCTATTTTCTATAATGAATTTTAGTATTTTTCTTCCTCTTTCTTCCCATTCCTTATGGGTAGATGGATAGAAAAATCCATTCATTCCAAGATTCTCCCAAGGTTCATCTTTATGAATGCACCAAACTCTAAAAAAGCTTGGTGTATGATCTAATCTCATTATATTATAGAAATTCTCATTATAATCTAATCGTTGCTTCAAGAACTTAAAATTGTCTTCTATAATCCTATTCCAATTATATACCGGCTGATCTCCCCATCTCTGCCCTTTCCCATGAGAAGGTTCTTGTGGCAATCCAGAAACATAATCCATCATAAAAAATTCTCTATTGGCCCATATGTCAGAACTATCTCTTGCAACCATATAAAATAAATCTCCCATAATTTTTATATTTTTTGCATCCGCATATTTCTTGACATCACTAAACTGCACAAAAAGCTGCCATTGCATCCATTTATAAAACAATATTAATTTTTTATGCTTCTTTTCAAATATCTCTAATTCCATTGTATCATGATCTCTATAGGGCTTTTCCCACTCTTCCCATCTCTTAAATGAGAATTCATCTTTTAACGCCATAAATAACGCATAGTCATGAAGCCAATGTTTATTTTCCTCTACAAAATGAAAAAATTCTCCATCTTCTACAGAACTTTGTCTACTAAAAACATCATATAACAAATTTACCTTAGCAACTTGTACTCTATAATCTACATAGCCTGTGCCAACAGGAAATTCTCTTCTTAACTGTTCAATTTCATCAGTTAAAAATTTCTCATCAATTCCTAATAATTTATCTAATGCAATATATACAGGGTCTATTGCAAAAAAACTAAATGGTGCATATATGGAATTATAACTATGATTCATAGGTAGTAACTGTAAAATATTATTTTCTGTCTCACTACACCAATCTATCATCAATTTCAAGTCTTCAAAATCCCCTATTCCCACACTTCTTTTGGAATAAATTGAAAACAAAGGGATAAATACTCCTGTACTTTTTTGTAATTCTTGTACACACTGCAATTTTACCCCTCCATAACTCTCTTTATTTCATCACACAAGTCTTTCTGAAAAAGTCTTTCTATATTTATTGGTAATGTCATTGTCCAATTCTTTCCACTAACTGTTCCTGGGGTATTAAAACGATATCGATTATAATCTTTCTCTATAATTCCTAACAAACATAAATAATCTATTATAGAGGAAATTGACCAAACTGCATTACTGTCTTTTAAAGTTTTCATAATAGCTTTCATAATTTCTTTATCACAACTTTCCCTCATAGTACCACTCAAATTCATAATATTCCATAACTTTTCTTTCTCAAATGAATAATTACTATAATCATTAACTAACTCAGCAACTTCATCCTTATTTTTATGCAATTTGCTTAGCAAACCTTCCATTGAATCTATAGAAGATTTCCACCTTAGTTTATTATCATTTGAAAGCTCACTATCAAATAATTGAATTTTCATTTCATCATAATCCAAATTATAATATTGACATAATTGACTAAACCTTGAAGTATCTATTCTCCCCGCCTCATTTTCCCACCAATCAGCAAAATTAGAAGTATCATGATTTGATAAAGTTAAGACCGTAAGAGGATTATAATCTTGAGGCAAAATAAAATTATGAGTTATATCCCAATCTTTTTCCCATCGATGAAAGCATATTGGTGGAATGCCCAATTTTCTTATTATCGGAGTATATTCACCGCATAAAGGGGCAAGATTTTCTGCACAAATTAACATTCTAGTGCTTTGTTGAATAACTTCCAATAACGTTTCTCCTTGTTCTTCCCACACACTGGAATCCTCTGGATAAAAAAAGCCATTTAAACCTTCATCCTCTTGTGAAGCTTCCCTTTTAACACACCACATTCTAAATACTGAAGCAGCAGTATCAAGGCGTACTATATCATAAAAATTCTCATTATATTTGAATCGCTGCTTAATTAATTCATAATCATCATCTATGATATTCTTCCAATTGTACATAGATTGATTTCCCCATCTTTGCCCCTTAGGGCACATTGGCTCGGGAGGCAATCCAGGCACAAGATCAATTCTAAAATACTTTCTTAAATTCCATACATCTGCACTATCCCTGCCAACTATAAAAAACATATCTCCCATTACTAGAACATTCTTCGAATTAGCATATAACTTTACAGCTTTAAGTTGTTCATATAATTGCCACTGAATCCACTTGAAAAACATTATCCTATCGCTATGCTCATTAGAGAACTGTTTTATTCTTTCCTCATCCTTATCTCTAAAGCACTCATCCCAATCTTCCCAAGTTTCTTGGCAATAATCAAACTTTAATGTAGTATATAAACAATAATATTCAATCCAATATTTATTTTCCTCAATAAATTTCTTAAAATCATTGCATTCTAATTCCATTAAATTCATCTGTTTATATACTTTGTACAAAAGATTTATTTTTGCATGCTTAACCTCATAATCTATATATCCTCTGCCTGTAGGAAAGTTTCTCTTTATTTCTTCTATGCCATCTCTAACCAAATCTTCTGGTACTCCTATAAGTTTATCTAATGCAATATATACTGGATCTAATGCAAAGAAGCTAAATGGAGCATATGGGGAATTATGAAAATCATTTAATGGCATTAATTGAAGAATTTTATTACTTGTACGTTCACACCAGTCAACTATTAGCTTTAAATCTTCAAAATCTCCGCTTCCCATACTTCTAGTAGAATATATACTAAATAGAGGAACTAAAACCCCCATTCTTTTTTCAGATCCCATAGTTCTCCACTTTTCTTCTGAATAATAATTTTCTATCTCTAAATCTATCAGGTTTTTCATAGTGCAAGTTCCTCTATAACACCATATCTTTCTAATAAATACTCTTTTAATATAGTCATCATCATATGATCCAAAACCATATGAATGTCTTCTACCTTTTGCATATCATCAATTGGCACATGAATATAGTTTTGAGCACATTTTTTTAATTTACCACCATTATATCCAACTAAAGCTATGGTTGCTGCCCCTTTATCATTAGCATACTGTATAGCTTGTACCACATTTTCTGAATTTCCACTTCCTGATATACCTATTACCATATCTTTTTCTGTTAGATAATTTTGAAGTTGAAATTTAAAAACTTCATTATATGCTATATCATTTGATATAGCTGTCAATGATGGAATATTATCATTTAAACATATAAATTTGAACTTCTTAGATAACTTTTCACTCACTCCTTTATTAAAATCCACAACAAAATGTGAAGCTGTTGCCGCACTGCCCCCATTCCCGAAAATATAAATTGATCCTCCTCTATCATTTACCTCTACAAGTTTATTCATAACATTATTGATTTGTTCTCTATCCATAACATCAATAACCTGCATTAATTCCTCAAAATATTTATCAATATTATCTACAAAATTCATACCATTACCTCCTCAAAATTATTTTCTAAAATACTATTTATAGCTTTTGATAAGTTTTCAGCGTAAAAATCTGGTTTAACCATATATTTATTGTCTTTTCCACCTTCTCCTGTGGCCAAAAGAATTGTCTTTAAATTTGCATTCTTCCCTGTTTGAATATCTACTGTAGTATCTCCTATAAAAAAAGACTTAGACAAATCTATATTGTATTTTCCAACTGCTTTTTCTATTAACCCAATAGCAGGTTTTCTACAATCACAATGTATCTTAAATATTTTATTTTCATCAGGAAATCCTGAATCAGGATGGTGGGGACAATAAAATATATCATCCAAATAACAGCCTTGCTCACCTAAAATTGTTTCCATTTTTCTATGAATCTCTTCCAACTGATTAATTGTACATAAATTTCTTGCAATTATAGGCTGGTTAGTTATTACTATACTTATATACTCCGAACTATTTAATAACTTTAATGCTTCAATAACATCATCTTCAATAATTAACTGATCTGGGTTGTATACTAATCCAACATATTTATTAATTGTTCCATCTCTATCAAGAAAAATTGCCTTTTGCTTAGAAGAAAGATTTCTGCTTTTTATAAAACCACTCTCCATATGCTTTTTTACAAGTTCATATCTCTCTGGTGTTCCCATATCTTTTATATATTCTGTTGTTCTATAAGCATATATTTCTTCTTTTCCAATAAGATTTAGAACAACATCCTTCTCCAAATCCTGTTTCTTGTCCTTAAGCACATAATCAATCAAATCCTTTTTAAAAATGAATATTCCTGCATTTACACAGTTATTATAAAAGAAATTTCGCTTTTCATTCTTTTTAGCAATACCTTTTACCAACTGATTTTCATCAACTATCAAAATATCACTGTCATAAGGATGATTGTTAGGATGCACAATTAATGTTCCAATTCCTCCATTAGCTTTATGAAAATCTATAAACTTGTACACATCAATATCAAAAATAATATCCCCATAAATTAATATAAAATCTTCTGTGAAAGTATTCTTAAGATAATATAAGGCTCCCGCAGTTCCTAATGGTTGATTTTCTTCAAAATACTCTATATTTACTCCAAAATTCTTTCCATCACCAAAATACTCCTTAATCTTGAATCCTAAATACCCCACAATTATTAAAATATCTTTTATTCCATAGTTTTTTAAATTTTCAATCTGATATTCCAAGATAGGTCTCTCATTTATTGTTATTAAAGGTTTAGGAATATCCTTTGTATATTCTTTTAACCGTGTTCCCATTCCCCCTGCTAAAATTACAGCCTTCATATTGTACCTCCCTTCTATTACTTATTGTTTAAACCTGTTTATATACATCAACATATTGTTCTACATATTTATCCCAACTATGATCCTCTAACATTCCATTCCTAACAACCTTTAACCAATCATCCTTCTTATGATACATTCTTATTGCCTTTCTAATTGTATAAAGCATAACTTTTGCATTATATGGCTTAAAACAAAAACCATTTCCTTCTCCAGTAAGAGGATTATATTCTTTTATGCTGTCATTTAAACCTCCTACTTGATGAACTATTGGTACAGTGCCATACCTTAATGCAATTAATTGGCCAATTCCGCAAGGTTCATAACTAGATGGCATTAGGAATAAATCAGAACCAGCATAGGCCTTATATGCAAAATCATTATCATATAAAATAAAAGCAAATTTTTGTGGATATTCCTTTGCTGCTCTTCTAAAAAATTCTTCATACATAACATCCCCATCTGATACTACTACAAATTGAATATCAGCTTTCATAATATCCTTAAATACGCTCCTTACTAAATCTAGCCCCTTTTCTGTCTTCAATCTAGAAAATAAAGAAATGATCGGGATATCTTCTCTTTCTTCAAATTTCAATTCTCGTTGTAAAAACCTCTTATTTTCATATTTTCCTTGTAAATTATAGGCATCATAATTTACAAAAATCCTTGAATCTTTTGCTGGATTATTTATTTCAGTATCTAAGCCACAAAGGACTCCATAAATATTATTACTACGACTTTTCACAGTTTTATCTAGGGTTGCTCCATATTGTTCTGTTGCAATCTCTTTCGCATAAGTTGGACTTACAGTTGTAATAATATCTGCATAACTTATTCCTGCTTTCATAAAATTAATTTGGTCATAATAATCTATATTACAATTAACCAATTCATCCCAATCCAAGTCTAAGAAAACACAATTTTCCTTATCAAAAACACCTTGATATCCCATGTTGTGTATAGTAAATAGTGTTTTTACTGACTTACTAAATCCTTTAAATTTAGTTTTCAAAAGTACTGGAATATATCCAGTGTGCCAATCCTGGCAATGTAAAATATCAGGATTAAAATCTAGGTGTGGTATAGCATGCAGAACTGCTTTACAAAAGTAGCAAAACCTTTGTACCTCATCACTATATCCATATAATTTATCTCTACTAAAAAAATAGTCTGAATTAATAAAATACATCGGTACTCCATCATAAGTACAACTCTCAACAGTACACGGATAAATTTGATCTGACATATTAATGTCTAACGATACAATATCATTTGTTTCCTTTGGGTAAGGCTTATACGGTTTATTAATTCTAGGCACAATAACTCTGGCATCAAAACCTAGTTTTATCAATTTTTTAGGAAGGGAATAATTGAATACTCCCATAGTTCCAGTTGTGAATGGATACACTTGGGAAGTAACAAACAAAATTGATTTTTTCATAGCATCCTCCTTGTATACTTTAGCAGATACAATACCTTTCTTTTACTAAAGCACTATAGAGCTGAATATATTCTTTAATATATTTATCAATTTGGAAATCTTGTGACATGCAATTTTTCTGAATATTAATCCAAACATCTTTGTTTTTATATACTTCAATAGCTCTTCTAATTGTATATAGAAGAACCTTTTCGTTTGAATACTTAAAAGAAAACCCTGTTGCATTTTTCATATCATTTTCAAAAAACTTCACAGTATCTATAAATCCACCAACTTCCTTTACTAAAGGAACTGCACCATATCTCATGGCAACAAGTTGTCCAAATCCACAGGGTTCTATTGCTGAAGGCATTAAAAATATATCTGCCCCTGCAAAACATTTATATAACATACTCTCATCAAACGGAATATATAAGAATTTATCACTATATCTTTCAGTGGCTCTTTGTAAAAATTCTTCCAATATCTCCTCTTGAAACTCTTCACATCTTGTCTTGTTTGACATAATAATCATTTGTACATTATCCTTCATAATATCTGGCAAAGAATATTGAATCAAATCTATTCCTTTTTCACAGCTTAAGTTTGAATTAAAAAATATTAGTGGTATATCATCATTAATTTCAAATCCTAACTTCTTCTGAAGCAATTTTTTATTTTGCAATTTTCCTTCAATAGAATCAATACTATAATTCACATAAATTCTCTGATCTGTCTGAGGATTATTGCTATCATTATCTATCCCTGTTAGTATCCCGCAAATATCCTCTTGTCTCATATTAATAATATTCTCTAAAGTGTTACCAAACATTTGTGAACTAATATCTTTTACATAATTAGTACTTACTGTGGTAATCTTATCAGCATATAATAATCCTGCTTTCATAAAATTAATTTGTTCATAGTAATCTAATCCTTTAGAAACAAGTTCCTCTCTTGTTATATCCAAATACCTACAGGTATCAATATCAAATATTCCTTGATTACCTATATTATTAAAAGTAAATATAGTTTTTATCTCATCATAAAAAGTGATATCTTTATATTTCTCTTTCAAAATGAACGGAATAAATGCTGTTGGCCAATCCTCACACTGTATTATCTCTGGTTTAAAATTTATTATTGGTAATGCTTTTAAAATTCCTCTACAAAAACAACTAAACTTTTCTGCTTCATTTGTTTGATCATAGATATTATCCATATCAAAATATTCAGGCATATCTAAAGCATAAATTTTAATGCCTTCATATTCACTTTCTTTTATTTCTGCCTCAATTTCAATATCTCCAATATTCAATGCTATATCATCTATTGCAATAAATTCTTGAATGCAAATCCTCTGTGTCTTCCTATCCATTGGGATAAAAATTCTAATATCGACTCCTAATTCTTTTAACTTCTTTATTACTTGAAAATTCAATGCATTTGTATTAAAAATATTTAATTGTGCAGCTGCAACAAGTACTGAATTACTCATACAAAACACCCCTATTATAAGTTTTCAACAGTCTTATATTTTATAAAGCTACAGTGATCATCAGAATTAAGTATAATTCTGCTTCCATACTTATCATAGGTTACTGGTAACTCTTTATATTGTTTTAAAGCTTTTCTTACTTTTTGTTGTTTTTCTAACGGACATAAAAATAAGAAAAATCCACCCCCGCCTGCACCTAATAACTTTCCTCCATATGCTCCAGCTTTTTTAGCAATATCGTACATTGAATTTATTTCATCATTGTGTATTTTCTTAGATAACTTCTTCTTTTCCTGCCAACTGACATCTAACATAGCTCCTATCTTGCAGATATCTGGATTCATAAAATCCTGTTGGCAATTCAGTGCAAATTCTTTTAATCTATTTAAAGTATTTATTTCACTATTAATATTTTTCTTTTGATCACTCAATACTGAAGATGCTCTTCGTGTAATTCCTGTATAAAACATCATAGTATGCATGTTTAGGATCTTATAAATTTCATTTGAAATGTTTGCATCTTCAACCTCTACAGTATCATCTTTTGAAAAGAAATACTTCTTAAAGCCACCAAAAGCTGCAGCATATTGATCTTGTTTGCCAATTGGTTCTCCTAATATATCAATCTCAATACTGCATGCTAATTTAGCCAAATCATCTTGACTTTTACATTCACCTTTATATGCAAATAAAGCGTTTAACAAACCAACAGTAAAAGAACTTGAAGATCCCAATCCACTTCCTTCAGATGGAATATCAGACATACTTGTAATTTCAATTCCTTTGGTAATACCTGTTATTTTCAATGCTTCCTTTATAATTTCATGCTCAATTTTATTAATATCATCAACTTCTTCATGCTTAAAATAGTTTAAGACAATCTTATTATCATACCTTGATTTCACTATTACATAGATATATTTATCTATAGTTGCACTAAAAACAGCGCCTCCACATTTACTGTAGTAATCCTTAATATCTGTTCCGCCTCCAAAAAAACTAACTCTCAAAGGTGTTTTACTAATAATCATTCTCATCTCTCCTCAAATAACATAATTATTAAACTGCTATATTTTTAAATTGTAATTCATGAAGTTTTTTATATAAGCCTCCATTGTTTATAAGTTCTTCATGTTTCCCACACTCAACAATTTTTCCCTTTGCTACTACATAAATTTTATCCGCATTCTCAATAGTGGATAATCTATGAGCAATCACAATAACAGTCCTTCCTCTCATCAATGATTCAAGTGCAATTTGAACTTGATTCTCTGATTCTGAGTCTAAGGAAGATGTTGCTTCATCTAGAAGCAAAATAGGTGCATTTTTCAAAAAGGCTCTTGCAATAGCAATACGCTGCCTTTGCCCTCCTGACAAACGAGCCCCTCTCTCTCCAATCTGGGTATTATAGCCTTCAGGCTGATTTAAAATAAATTCGTGTGCATTAGCTGCTATAGCTGCTTCTATAACGTCTTGCTGTGATGCATTTCTTTTTCCATAACGTATATTTTCTTCAATTGTTCCATCAAATAGATATGTGTCTTGAGGAACATATGACATTAAATTCCTTAGTTCTGGCAGGGTATATGAATTTATAGATTTACCACAAACTTCTATACTCCCATTATTGACTGTATAAAATCCAAGCAATATTTTTATTATTGTGCTCTTTCCACAACCACTTGACCCAACTAGTGCCACTTTTTGATTTATCGGAACAGAAATATTAAAATTATTTAATACTACTTTTTCAGATGAATACTGGAACACTACATTCCTCATTTCAATTGCATTGCTTCCTATACTTTGACTATGCATATTTTCTATTTGACTTTCTATAGGTTCATCTAAAAGTTCAAAAAGACGACTTGCTCCTGCTAAAACTCTTTGAAATTCTGTTATTAAACTCCCTGCTTGAAAAAACATAAAGCTAATATTGCCTTGAAGTTTAATAAAAGCCATAACTGTACCAAAATCTGTGTTCTTTTTAAGTGCCATCATTCCGCCTATAATTACAATTCCTATAAAACTCAACCCACCTATAATTGAATTAATACTATCTAAAACAGCATACTTTCTAGTTCTAACAACAATTAAATCTTTTATATTGTCATTTGATTTATTATATTTTTTTAGTATTAGATCTTCTAAGTGAAACAGTTTAATGAGTTGAATTCCTGAAAATAAATCAGATATAAGCTCTGTCATCTTTCCATAACCTTGTTGAATTTTATCATTAATATTTCTAAATGAATTTGCAAAACAAGTATTTATATAGAATGTAATTATTCCAAGTCCTATAGTATAAAGTGCTATCTTCCAATTCAACGCAAACATAGATATTGCTGCTGAAACTCCAACTATAATAGCGTAAAGCATCCCGCTTATTCCATCTGCATAGATATATTCAATATTATTAAGATCATTGGTCATCCTTGAAAGAGTATCCCCACTGTGCCTTCTTTCAAATTGATTTATTGGTAAACACTCCATATGAAAAAATGTTTTTTGCCTTATTTCAGTCATTGTATATCTGATACACTTGTTATACATATAAGTTAATGATGTACATATAAAACTTGCTATTGTTAAAGTTACAAGTGCAATAATTATAGATTTTACTAAAAGAGTTATATCTCTATTTACCGCACTATTTACCATGTCCTTATAAATAAATGCCATAACTATATTTAGTCCTAATGCAGCAGATAAATTATTTCCTATTACCCCTATACTATATTTCAACATCCTTGGTCTCATAAAACTCATTATTCTTCTTAACTCATTTATACCTTTAAACTTTTTCATACACATGCATCTTCCCCCTCTTGTGGTAAAGAAAATTGTTTGTAATAAAGACGTCTATATAAATCATTTTTTTCTATGAGTTCCTTATGAGTTCCATATCCAACCACATTTCCTTCATTCATAACTATAATCTCATCAGCATTTTCTACTGTAGATAACCTGTGAGCAATAATTAATACAGTTCTATCTTTCAAAAATCTTTCCAATCCAACCTTAACCATTCTTTCAGATTTAACATCCAAAGCTGATGTAGGTTCATCCAATAATACAATAGGACTATCCTTTAATATTGCTCTTGCTATGGCGATACGTTGTCTCTGCCCACCTGATAAGGTTGCACCTCGTTCACCTATAATTGTTTCATAACCATTAGATAATTTACTTATAAATTCATGTGCATTAGCTGCTTTAGCTGCTTCAATTACTTCTTCCTTGGTTGCTCCTATTCTTCCAAAAGATATATTTTCATATATTGAACAAGGAAATAAAATTGTGTCTTGAGACATAAATGAAATTTGCTTTCTAATTCCTTTTAAACTCCAATATTTCATGCTCTCACCATATATCTTTATTTCGCCTTCATAATGTTCATAAAAACCACATAATAGTTTACAAACCGTGCTTTTACCACTACCACTAGAACCAACTAATGCTGTAACCTTTCCTTTTTTTAAGCATAGATTTAGTTTATT comes from Clostridium sp. TW13 and encodes:
- a CDS encoding HAD-IIIA family hydrolase, giving the protein MKAVILAGGMGTRLKEYTKDIPKPLITINERPILEYQIENLKNYGIKDILIIVGYLGFKIKEYFGDGKNFGVNIEYFEENQPLGTAGALYYLKNTFTEDFILIYGDIIFDIDVYKFIDFHKANGGIGTLIVHPNNHPYDSDILIVDENQLVKGIAKKNEKRNFFYNNCVNAGIFIFKKDLIDYVLKDKKQDLEKDVVLNLIGKEEIYAYRTTEYIKDMGTPERYELVKKHMESGFIKSRNLSSKQKAIFLDRDGTINKYVGLVYNPDQLIIEDDVIEALKLLNSSEYISIVITNQPIIARNLCTINQLEEIHRKMETILGEQGCYLDDIFYCPHHPDSGFPDENKIFKIHCDCRKPAIGLIEKAVGKYNIDLSKSFFIGDTTVDIQTGKNANLKTILLATGEGGKDNKYMVKPDFYAENLSKAINSILENNFEEVMV
- a CDS encoding glycogen synthase; amino-acid sequence: MKKSILFVTSQVYPFTTGTMGVFNYSLPKKLIKLGFDARVIVPRINKPYKPYPKETNDIVSLDINMSDQIYPCTVESCTYDGVPMYFINSDYFFSRDKLYGYSDEVQRFCYFCKAVLHAIPHLDFNPDILHCQDWHTGYIPVLLKTKFKGFSKSVKTLFTIHNMGYQGVFDKENCVFLDLDWDELVNCNIDYYDQINFMKAGISYADIITTVSPTYAKEIATEQYGATLDKTVKSRSNNIYGVLCGLDTEINNPAKDSRIFVNYDAYNLQGKYENKRFLQRELKFEEREDIPIISLFSRLKTEKGLDLVRSVFKDIMKADIQFVVVSDGDVMYEEFFRRAAKEYPQKFAFILYDNDFAYKAYAGSDLFLMPSSYEPCGIGQLIALRYGTVPIVHQVGGLNDSIKEYNPLTGEGNGFCFKPYNAKVMLYTIRKAIRMYHKKDDWLKVVRNGMLEDHSWDKYVEQYVDVYKQV
- a CDS encoding glycogen synthase yields the protein MSNSVLVAAAQLNIFNTNALNFQVIKKLKELGVDIRIFIPMDRKTQRICIQEFIAIDDIALNIGDIEIEAEIKESEYEGIKIYALDMPEYFDMDNIYDQTNEAEKFSCFCRGILKALPIINFKPEIIQCEDWPTAFIPFILKEKYKDITFYDEIKTIFTFNNIGNQGIFDIDTCRYLDITREELVSKGLDYYEQINFMKAGLLYADKITTVSTNYVKDISSQMFGNTLENIINMRQEDICGILTGIDNDSNNPQTDQRIYVNYSIDSIEGKLQNKKLLQKKLGFEINDDIPLIFFNSNLSCEKGIDLIQYSLPDIMKDNVQMIIMSNKTRCEEFQEEILEEFLQRATERYSDKFLYIPFDESMLYKCFAGADIFLMPSAIEPCGFGQLVAMRYGAVPLVKEVGGFIDTVKFFENDMKNATGFSFKYSNEKVLLYTIRRAIEVYKNKDVWINIQKNCMSQDFQIDKYIKEYIQLYSALVKERYCIC
- a CDS encoding GHMP kinase — encoded protein: MIISKTPLRVSFFGGGTDIKDYYSKCGGAVFSATIDKYIYVIVKSRYDNKIVLNYFKHEEVDDINKIEHEIIKEALKITGITKGIEITSMSDIPSEGSGLGSSSSFTVGLLNALFAYKGECKSQDDLAKLACSIEIDILGEPIGKQDQYAAAFGGFKKYFFSKDDTVEVEDANISNEIYKILNMHTMMFYTGITRRASSVLSDQKKNINSEINTLNRLKEFALNCQQDFMNPDICKIGAMLDVSWQEKKKLSKKIHNDEINSMYDIAKKAGAYGGKLLGAGGGGFFLFLCPLEKQQKVRKALKQYKELPVTYDKYGSRIILNSDDHCSFIKYKTVENL
- a CDS encoding ABC transporter ATP-binding protein; translation: MKKFKGINELRRIMSFMRPRMLKYSIGVIGNNLSAALGLNIVMAFIYKDMVNSAVNRDITLLVKSIIIALVTLTIASFICTSLTYMYNKCIRYTMTEIRQKTFFHMECLPINQFERRHSGDTLSRMTNDLNNIEYIYADGISGMLYAIIVGVSAAISMFALNWKIALYTIGLGIITFYINTCFANSFRNINDKIQQGYGKMTELISDLFSGIQLIKLFHLEDLILKKYNKSNDNIKDLIVVRTRKYAVLDSINSIIGGLSFIGIVIIGGMMALKKNTDFGTVMAFIKLQGNISFMFFQAGSLITEFQRVLAGASRLFELLDEPIESQIENMHSQSIGSNAIEMRNVVFQYSSEKVVLNNFNISVPINQKVALVGSSGCGKSTIIKILLGFYTVNNGSIEVCGKSINSYTLPELRNLMSYVPQDTYLFDGTIEENIRYGKRNASQQDVIEAAIAANAHEFILNQPEGYNTQIGERGARLSGGQRQRIAIARAFLKNAPILLLDEATSSLDSESENQVQIALESLMRGRTVIVIAHRLSTIENADKIYVVAKGKIVECGKHEELINNGGLYKKLHELQFKNIAV